In Fodinibius salicampi, a single genomic region encodes these proteins:
- a CDS encoding YfiT family bacillithiol transferase yields MDKSRYPIGSYQAKKTISTRDVAKWIDDIQELPVKLRSEVSYLTDEQLDTAYREDGWTVRQLVHHIADSHINSYTRFKLALTEDRPSIKPYLQDEWANLPDTSMPVAVSLQLIESLHKRWVVLLKSLDEDQLNRELIHPESGTLVLKSMIGQYAWHGKHHLAHIVNLKEKKDWN; encoded by the coding sequence ATGGATAAAAGCAGGTATCCTATCGGGTCGTACCAGGCAAAGAAAACCATCAGTACGCGAGATGTCGCAAAGTGGATTGATGATATTCAGGAGCTCCCTGTAAAATTACGATCAGAAGTTTCGTATCTTACCGATGAGCAGCTCGATACGGCCTATCGAGAAGACGGATGGACCGTACGACAGCTGGTACATCACATAGCCGACAGTCATATTAACTCCTATACCCGGTTCAAATTGGCACTGACGGAAGATCGTCCTTCGATTAAACCCTATTTGCAGGATGAATGGGCTAATTTACCGGATACTTCGATGCCGGTAGCTGTTTCCCTTCAGCTGATTGAGTCATTGCATAAACGTTGGGTCGTATTATTAAAATCACTGGATGAAGATCAACTTAACCGTGAACTTATTCACCCGGAGTCGGGGACGTTGGTCTTAAAAAGCATGATTGGTCAATATGCCTGGCACGGCAAACACCATTTGGCTCACATCGTTAATCTCAAAGAGAAAAAAGACTGGAACTGA